From the genome of Mucilaginibacter paludis DSM 18603:
CATCCAGTACCAAAATCTTGGGATCATAAACCAGGGCTCGGATAAACGAAATTAGCTGCGCCTGCCCGGCGGATAAGGTAGCGCCGCGTTCCATCACATTATAATCGTAGCCACCGGGCAGGCGTTCAATAAAATCGTGCGCGCCAACTTCTTTGGCGGCGGCTATGATACGTTCGCGGCTAATCTCCGGGTTATTCAGGCTGATGTTGTTGGCAATCGTGTCCGAAAATAAAAACACATCCTGTATCACGGTGGCAATCTGCATCCGCAAAAAGTCCACATCGTATTCGCGTATGTCAACACCATCAACCTTAACGGTTCCTTTGCCAATCTCGTAGAAGCGGTTCAGGATATTGATGGTGGATGATTTTCCCGCGCCTGTAGCCCCCACAAGCGCCAGGGTTTCGCCGGGTTTAACATGGAAGGATATATCTTTCAAAACCCAGTTTTCGTCGTTATAGGCAAACCAAACCCTGCTGAATTCAATTTCGCCATTAATGGAAGCCGGTTTTAACTGACCGGTGTTAACGGCTACCTCATCGGTATCCAGTACCTTAAATATCCTGTCGGCCCCAACCATACCCATTTGCAGGGTATTGAACTTATCGGCCAGCTGCCTGATGGGCCTGAAGAGTAAGTTTAACAGAGTGATGAAAGCCACGATGGTTCCAGGGGTGATCCCTTTTTTTCCAGCCGAGATATATACCAGTTCCTGATCTGACAGTACCCGTTTAGAGCCATACCAAACCAGCAAACCAAGCGCTATAGCGGCGAAAATTTCTACCACCGGGAAAAAGATGGAGTAGTACCAGTTGGAGCGGATGTTGGCATCGCGGTATTTTTCGTTTACGGCAACAAACTTGCGCATTTCCTGATCTTCGCGGGCAAAGTATTGGATAATGCTCACCCCGGTGATGTGCTCTTGCAAAAAGGTGTTTAAATGTGATACCTGGGTGCGCACCTCCTGAAAGGATGATTTGATAGCTTCCTTAAATACGTATGTGGCCAGCAGCACAAAGGGGATCGGTATTAAGGTGATGAGGGCCAGCTTCCAATCCTGCCAGATCATACAGCCAACAATTACGATAACCAATAGCAGGTCGCCAATGATGGAGATCAATCCTTCCGAAAAAATATCGGCAATGGTTTCCAGGTCGGATACGGTACGGGTGATCAGCATCCCGATAGGGGTGCGGTCGAAATATTTTAATCGCAGGCTGGTGATATGATTAAAAATATCAATCCGCAGATCGCGGATAACCGATTGGCCCAAGGCGTTGGTTGTAAAGGTTTGATAATACTGGGCCAGGGTTTGAATAATCAATTGCCCTATCATCAGGCATACCATCATCACCAAGCCATTATAATTACTTTGCAGGATATAATTATCCAGCGTTTTTTGCATCAGGATAGGCTGCGCTACCGCTATGAAAGCGAGCGATATGGTAAGAAAAGCGGCTATAACAAAAGTGTTATTGTACGGCTTAACGTAATGCATTACGCGTTTCAGTAATTTCCAATCAATAGCCTTACCGGTTACTTCTGACATTGTTTGTTGTTAGTTTTACTAAATTATTTGCTATCGGCGTTAATGTGATACAAGCAGGTAATAACATAATAACCCATTAACTCAATAACTATTTTATAAATAAGGATACCTCACCTCGGTTAAATATAAACCGCAAGCCGGTACGGATACGCCCGCGTTTGATCTGTTTTTGCTTTCAATAATGCGCCTTACCTCTTCGGGCTTGATGTCGCCCTTGCCCACCATCATCAGGGTTCCCACAATGGCCCGTACCATGTTACGCAAAAAGCGGTCGGCCGAAATATGGAAGATCAGTTTATCGCCATTGGATACCCATTCCGCACGTGATATTTTGCAATTATTGGTTTTAACTTGGGTGTTCGATTTGCTGAAGCAGCTGAAGTCGGTATATTCCATCACAATTTGAGCCGCCTGGTTCATCAAACCTACATCGGGCCGGTCGCGTAGTTGCCATGACAGGTTATTTAAAAAAGGATCCTTTTCAAAATGCACATGATACTCATAACTGCGCAAGGTAGCATCAAACCGGGCATGGGCATCCGCATGTACCGGGATAATCCTTTTTACAGCGATATCATGGGGCAAGAGGGCGTTAAGGCTTCGGGTTTTTTGTGGTAGTCCATGGTCGATGGTCGATGGTCCATGGTGTGTAGTCGATGATGTTGTTGATAGTCCATGGTTGGTAGTCGATGGTCGATGGTCCATGGTCGATGGTCCATGGTTGGCAGCGGATGGTGTTGTTGATGGTCCATGGTTAGTAGTCGATAGTGTATCGTTAACGGTTGGTAGTCCATGGGCTTGGGTTGATGGTATGTTACCCGAAGTTATTTGTTCATTATCTATTGACGGTTGCTCTTCATCCATAGAGGATGGGTTATGGGCTATGGTCCGCTTCTGCGCTTTTTTTTGCTGCCCTTCATCCATGGACCATGGACCATCGACTATGGGCTGCTCCTGCCTCCCTATGTCAAAGTGCGCATATAACTGCTTTGCATGTACACCTGTATCTGTGCGGCCGCAGCCCAGGGTTTCAACAGGCATGCGCAATAAGGTACTTAACGCTTTATTTAAAACCTGCTGTACGCTGATAGCGTTATGCTGAATTTGCCAGCCATGATAATTGGTGCCATCATAAGCAAGCTCTATAAAGTATCGTTGTGTATCGGCCACGCGCAAAGTTAATCAAAGCTTAAATATCAGGCACGATAATGTGAACGAAACAAATTATCTTTGCATTTCAATTTACATCATCATGATACAAAGACTACAAAGTATATACTTGTTTTGCGCCAGCCTGGCTATATACGCCCTGTTTATTTTTCCTATCGCTCATAATGTATACATCGGTACTATCCCTAAAACTGTCAAAGTTACCGGCATTTATGAGGACTTGGGTGGGCAAATGCAACGCACTACATCGTTTTTAGCCTTAACCATCGTGACTATTATTATGGGCCTCATCCCGCTCATTATTTTGATGCTGTATAAAAACCGTAAACAGCAAATGGCCTTGTGCTATGGGTTTATCTTTGCCATGATAGGTTTTAGTTTTTGGATGTCGCAAACGGTGCAGAACGTGGTTGAAACCGCGCGTATCCGCACCGAAAATTACGGAATAGGTGCTTTGCTAACCTCTATCAGTATAGTGTTTATTTTATTGGCGATCAAGGGAATTAAGAATGATGAGAAGCTGATTAAGTCGGCGGATAGGTTGAGGTAGGGGAGGCTTTCTATATAAAAAAAAGTCATCTCGAACGAGGAACGAGAGAGAAATCTTCTGCACCCGAATGGTAACCGGGCGCCGTTCTAAAGCAGACTTATCCCGCGCAAAAGATTTCTCCCTCTGGTCGAAATGACAAAGTTTGAGAGGCGCAAAAAAATGTCATCTCGAACGAGGAACGAGAGAGAAATCTTCTACACCCGAACGGTAACCGGGCGCAGTTCTAAAGCAGACTTATCCCGCGCAAAAGATTTCTCCCTCTGGTCGAAATGACAAAGTTTGAGAGGCGCAAAAAAATGTCATTTCGAACGATGAACGAGAGAGAAATCTTCTGCACCCGAATGGTAACCGAGCGCAGTTCTGCAACAGGCTTATTCCGCGCAAAAGATTTCTCCCTCCGGTCGAAATGACAAAGTTTGGTAAGCGCTATTTCCAAGTTGTGTTGGTAATC
Proteins encoded in this window:
- a CDS encoding ABC transporter ATP-binding protein, whose translation is MSEVTGKAIDWKLLKRVMHYVKPYNNTFVIAAFLTISLAFIAVAQPILMQKTLDNYILQSNYNGLVMMVCLMIGQLIIQTLAQYYQTFTTNALGQSVIRDLRIDIFNHITSLRLKYFDRTPIGMLITRTVSDLETIADIFSEGLISIIGDLLLVIVIVGCMIWQDWKLALITLIPIPFVLLATYVFKEAIKSSFQEVRTQVSHLNTFLQEHITGVSIIQYFAREDQEMRKFVAVNEKYRDANIRSNWYYSIFFPVVEIFAAIALGLLVWYGSKRVLSDQELVYISAGKKGITPGTIVAFITLLNLLFRPIRQLADKFNTLQMGMVGADRIFKVLDTDEVAVNTGQLKPASINGEIEFSRVWFAYNDENWVLKDISFHVKPGETLALVGATGAGKSSTINILNRFYEIGKGTVKVDGVDIREYDVDFLRMQIATVIQDVFLFSDTIANNISLNNPEISRERIIAAAKEVGAHDFIERLPGGYDYNVMERGATLSAGQAQLISFIRALVYDPKILVLDEATSSVDTETEELIQKAIYKLMEGRTAIVIAHRLSTIQNAHRIIVLDHGEIMEMGTHQELLRILHGYYRKLYDLQFNSAGLKVG
- a CDS encoding tRNA pseudouridine synthase A; this translates as MDEGQQKKAQKRTIAHNPSSMDEEQPSIDNEQITSGNIPSTQAHGLPTVNDTLSTTNHGPSTTPSAANHGPSTMDHRPSTTNHGLSTTSSTTHHGPSTIDHGLPQKTRSLNALLPHDIAVKRIIPVHADAHARFDATLRSYEYHVHFEKDPFLNNLSWQLRDRPDVGLMNQAAQIVMEYTDFSCFSKSNTQVKTNNCKISRAEWVSNGDKLIFHISADRFLRNMVRAIVGTLMMVGKGDIKPEEVRRIIESKNRSNAGVSVPACGLYLTEVRYPYL
- a CDS encoding DUF4293 domain-containing protein, encoding MIQRLQSIYLFCASLAIYALFIFPIAHNVYIGTIPKTVKVTGIYEDLGGQMQRTTSFLALTIVTIIMGLIPLIILMLYKNRKQQMALCYGFIFAMIGFSFWMSQTVQNVVETARIRTENYGIGALLTSISIVFILLAIKGIKNDEKLIKSADRLR